One part of the Dyadobacter sp. 676 genome encodes these proteins:
- a CDS encoding helix-turn-helix domain-containing protein: MKHISIIVPLGQSSLVNIEGSLQILSEVNVIRQKKGQGPLFRIQLVGLAHQVPQRNGLFTIAPDVLITDVGKTDLIIIPSMQGDQAEAAEMNKDFIPWIIRQYNQGAEVAGLCIGAFLLAATGLLDGKPCTTHWMLADEFKRTYPKANLIPSKIISDQDGLYTSGGAFSYLNLLVHLIEKYAGREMAVRIAKSFVIDIDKPSQSPFIIFEGQKDHIDEDVKNAQNFIEQNYLDKITIDQLADRFAISRRSLQRRFLKFTNNTVNEYVQRVKVEAAKRKLESGKMNVSEVMYEVGYTDTKTFRDVFKKITGLTPADYRNKYNRQAVLD, translated from the coding sequence ATGAAGCATATTTCGATCATCGTACCGTTGGGGCAAAGCAGCCTCGTCAACATCGAGGGCAGTCTGCAGATTTTATCGGAGGTCAATGTAATCAGGCAGAAAAAAGGGCAGGGCCCGCTCTTCCGGATCCAGCTGGTAGGATTGGCACATCAGGTACCGCAGCGGAATGGCCTGTTCACCATCGCACCCGACGTACTGATAACGGACGTCGGCAAAACCGACCTGATCATCATTCCTTCCATGCAAGGCGACCAGGCGGAAGCGGCCGAAATGAATAAGGATTTCATTCCATGGATAATCCGGCAGTACAACCAGGGTGCGGAAGTCGCCGGCCTCTGTATCGGGGCTTTCCTGCTCGCGGCCACCGGCTTACTGGACGGGAAGCCCTGCACCACCCATTGGATGCTGGCCGACGAATTCAAAAGAACGTATCCCAAAGCCAATCTGATCCCTTCAAAGATTATCTCGGACCAGGACGGCTTGTACACCAGCGGAGGCGCATTCTCGTACCTGAACCTGCTGGTACACCTGATCGAGAAATATGCGGGCCGCGAAATGGCCGTCCGGATTGCCAAGAGTTTTGTGATCGATATCGATAAGCCGAGCCAGTCGCCCTTTATTATTTTCGAAGGGCAAAAAGACCATATCGACGAAGACGTTAAAAATGCACAGAATTTCATCGAGCAGAATTACCTCGATAAAATCACCATCGACCAACTGGCCGACAGGTTCGCGATCAGCAGGCGGAGCCTTCAACGCCGTTTCCTGAAATTCACCAACAATACCGTGAATGAATATGTACAGCGGGTGAAAGTAGAAGCCGCGAAAAGAAAGCTGGAATCCGGCAAGATGAATGTGAGCGAAGTGATGTACGAAGTGGGCTATACCGACACAAAAACTTTCCGCGATGTATTCAAAAAGATCACAGGCCTCACGCCCGCCGACTATCGTAACAAATACAACAGGCAAGCGGTCCTGGATTAG
- a CDS encoding dihydrofolate reductase family protein, whose protein sequence is MRKLVLFAHMSLDGFAGDINGGLDFLSYNDELQQFAEELVKTVGAPVYGKNTYHLMEGYWPTVLNNPNASRHALQHARWVQDIPKIVFSTTLTSAYWNNTTLIKSNVEEEVNKLKQQPGKDLVIFGSPGLAKSLMNLGLIDEYKLSLHPVILGKGISLFDSNTQMSKLKLQESKTLGSGVVTLHYTNR, encoded by the coding sequence ATGAGAAAGCTGGTTTTATTTGCGCACATGTCCCTCGACGGTTTTGCCGGTGACATAAATGGTGGCCTCGATTTCCTGTCTTACAACGATGAGCTGCAACAATTCGCCGAGGAGCTGGTCAAAACCGTCGGTGCTCCGGTATATGGCAAAAACACCTACCATTTAATGGAAGGCTACTGGCCTACCGTCCTGAACAACCCGAACGCAAGCAGGCACGCACTTCAGCATGCGCGATGGGTGCAGGATATCCCCAAAATAGTTTTCTCGACAACCCTGACCAGTGCCTACTGGAATAATACCACATTGATCAAAAGCAACGTGGAGGAGGAGGTAAACAAGCTGAAACAACAGCCCGGCAAAGACCTCGTGATATTCGGGAGCCCGGGGCTTGCCAAAAGCCTGATGAATCTCGGACTGATAGACGAGTACAAACTGAGCCTTCACCCGGTGATATTGGGAAAAGGGATCAGTTTGTTCGACAGCAATACGCAGATGAGCAAATTGAAATTGCAGGAGTCGAAAACGCTTGGCTCCGGCGTCGTTACATTGCATTACACGAATCGCTGA
- a CDS encoding S41 family peptidase, whose product MSGTTRRPLRACKTPRQNRSDSTTPNSRYNPFFDSKEAVERNFGFREVKVLEDNIGYLKISEINISAKSLPILFAAMRFVANSKALVIDLQNNGGGGSAVGSVLESFFLPAQTSLLEFKTRNGSSRSDMTVDWLLEPRYEKPLYILVNRHTASAAEAFAFALQKHGRAKIVGQRSAGAAFMNSWYPVNQHLFISVSTGAPTRPGTGETWEGTGIQPDYVVAEGAGLDTVAGLLK is encoded by the coding sequence ATGTCCGGTACGACCCGAAGACCGTTAAGGGCTTGCAAAACCCCCCGGCAAAATCGCTCCGATTCTACGACTCCAAACAGCAGATATAATCCCTTTTTCGACTCGAAGGAAGCCGTTGAACGGAATTTCGGCTTTCGTGAAGTAAAAGTCCTGGAAGACAACATCGGCTACCTTAAAATTTCGGAAATCAATATCTCGGCCAAAAGTCTGCCCATCTTGTTTGCAGCAATGCGTTTTGTAGCCAACAGCAAGGCGCTGGTTATCGATTTGCAAAACAATGGGGGCGGGGGCAGCGCCGTCGGCAGCGTTCTCGAAAGCTTCTTTCTTCCTGCACAGACATCTTTGCTGGAATTCAAAACGAGAAACGGAAGCAGTCGCAGCGATATGACGGTCGACTGGCTGCTGGAACCCCGCTATGAAAAACCTTTGTACATATTAGTTAACCGGCACACCGCCTCGGCCGCGGAGGCATTTGCGTTTGCATTGCAAAAACATGGTCGTGCAAAAATCGTCGGACAGCGTTCCGCCGGCGCCGCATTTATGAACTCGTGGTACCCGGTCAATCAGCACCTGTTTATTTCCGTTTCCACCGGCGCACCCACACGTCCCGGTACAGGCGAGACCTGGGAAGGGACCGGCATTCAGCCTGATTACGTCGTCGCCGAAGGTGCCGGGCTGGACACCGTTGCGGGGTTATTGAAGTAA
- a CDS encoding AraC family transcriptional regulator has protein sequence MEILPTAAYLGTSSTRCLSNGIWISLTSYTEENLPNVALHAHANPHITMLLAGATLEKRQGSECYRKAGEAVFFHAGEPHQNSKTVPGSRNFNIEFAPEFFETYDVKEENIDDAINNNPLAELELLRAYRQSLHPEHFTGDSITTVIFGLLDAGVKVCTRPPGWILQITELLHDRWNEHLGLLALSREIGVHPVTISRYFPRYFGCTLSDYMLKLRVKKTLAMIKNTPYQLTHIAHESGFADQAHFTRAFKQITGFLPKEYRAM, from the coding sequence ATGGAAATCCTGCCGACTGCCGCCTACTTAGGGACCAGCTCAACAAGGTGCCTGTCGAATGGCATCTGGATTAGTCTTACTTCCTATACAGAGGAAAATCTTCCCAATGTGGCCCTGCATGCGCATGCCAACCCGCATATAACGATGCTGCTGGCGGGTGCGACACTCGAAAAAAGGCAGGGAAGCGAATGCTATCGCAAGGCGGGGGAGGCGGTATTCTTTCATGCCGGTGAACCGCACCAAAACAGCAAGACTGTGCCCGGGTCGCGTAATTTCAACATCGAATTTGCGCCGGAGTTTTTTGAAACATATGATGTCAAAGAGGAAAACATCGACGACGCCATTAACAACAATCCCCTTGCCGAACTGGAATTGCTGAGGGCTTACCGGCAATCGCTGCACCCTGAACACTTTACGGGCGATTCGATTACAACGGTAATTTTCGGCCTGCTCGATGCCGGCGTGAAGGTTTGCACCCGGCCGCCGGGATGGATCCTGCAAATCACCGAACTGTTGCACGACCGCTGGAACGAACATTTGGGCCTGCTAGCGCTGTCCAGGGAAATAGGGGTCCATCCGGTAACGATATCCCGATATTTTCCGAGGTATTTCGGTTGTACATTAAGCGACTACATGTTGAAGCTCAGGGTTAAGAAAACGCTCGCGATGATCAAAAACACACCCTATCAGCTGACGCACATCGCGCACGAATCCGGGTTTGCCGACCAGGCGCATTTTACCCGCGCTTTCAAGCAAATCACAGGATTTTTACCCAAGGAATACCGGGCAATGTAG
- a CDS encoding O-acetyl-ADP-ribose deacetylase, with product MIEVIQGDITKIQVDAIVNAANTSLLGGGGVDGAIHRAGGSAILEECRKIRDRQGGCKVGEAVITTAGNLPARFVIHTVGPVWKGGDNNEHVLLASAYRNSLELAVENNIRTISFPNISTGVYRFPKPAAARIAIDTVSDFLETARTIEKVVFVCFDTENYDIYNAYLSR from the coding sequence ATGATAGAAGTAATACAAGGCGATATCACCAAAATTCAAGTCGATGCCATCGTCAATGCGGCAAATACATCGTTGCTGGGCGGAGGCGGGGTCGATGGTGCCATCCATCGCGCCGGCGGCAGCGCGATACTGGAAGAATGCCGGAAGATCAGGGACAGGCAAGGCGGTTGTAAAGTCGGCGAAGCGGTGATAACCACCGCCGGCAATTTGCCGGCCAGGTTTGTAATTCATACGGTCGGGCCTGTGTGGAAAGGCGGCGACAACAACGAGCATGTCTTACTGGCATCCGCTTACCGCAACAGCCTCGAACTGGCCGTAGAGAACAATATCCGCACGATTTCATTCCCGAATATCAGCACAGGCGTTTACAGGTTTCCCAAGCCTGCCGCTGCCCGAATCGCCATTGACACTGTGTCCGATTTTCTGGAAACTGCCCGCACCATCGAAAAAGTCGTTTTTGTATGCTTCGACACCGAGAATTACGACATTTACAACGCTTACCTCTCCCGCTAA
- a CDS encoding alpha/beta hydrolase, with protein MKNLFETPHFLKSFLVVVILFAAFRANGQQSKPADSGYAPVNGVKVYYEVYGQGKPLVLLHGAFMTIDLNWGQLIPELSKTRKVIAIELQGHGHTPFSDRKLSHAVLASDVEGVMDYLKVDSADVAGYSFGGSVAYQFAIQSPRRVRKLVIISAAYKSEGWLPEVNNGFKTMKPELFANTPMKTAYDAVAPDKTKWTNFLEQMIAYAVVPFNLGDSNVSKISAPVLIISGDNDGLDKIELAKTYQLLGGGRMC; from the coding sequence ATGAAAAATTTATTCGAAACACCTCATTTCCTTAAATCATTTTTAGTGGTTGTTATACTGTTCGCCGCGTTCAGGGCAAACGGGCAACAATCCAAACCAGCCGACAGTGGCTACGCGCCCGTTAACGGCGTTAAAGTTTATTACGAAGTATATGGCCAGGGCAAGCCTTTGGTTTTACTGCATGGTGCTTTCATGACAATCGATCTCAACTGGGGACAATTGATTCCCGAACTATCGAAAACCAGAAAAGTAATTGCCATCGAATTGCAAGGCCACGGACACACACCGTTTTCGGACCGGAAATTATCGCACGCTGTTTTGGCAAGCGATGTGGAAGGAGTAATGGATTATTTAAAAGTTGACAGCGCCGATGTAGCTGGATACAGTTTTGGCGGTTCCGTGGCTTATCAGTTCGCGATACAAAGCCCCAGGCGGGTAAGAAAATTGGTTATCATTTCTGCTGCCTACAAAAGTGAAGGCTGGTTGCCGGAAGTCAACAACGGGTTTAAAACAATGAAGCCCGAGCTCTTTGCGAATACGCCAATGAAAACTGCATACGATGCGGTGGCGCCCGACAAAACAAAATGGACGAATTTCCTTGAACAAATGATCGCTTACGCGGTGGTACCATTTAACCTCGGCGATTCCAATGTCTCGAAAATTTCCGCTCCCGTATTAATCATATCCGGCGATAACGACGGGCTGGACAAAATCGAGCTGGCAAAAACATATCAGCTGCTGGGAGGGGGGCGTATGTGCTGA
- a CDS encoding sigma-70 family RNA polymerase sigma factor — protein sequence MNSEQELWRAFQDGDEDAYTSLYHRHVRAMYRYGLSLVSVSEAFVLDCIHDVFTEIWIRRTRLSIPDNVRHYLLKALKIRILHLLNRKEKSYTGFSESEFDDLWPEPSAEDILILGEESRSRTERLGRLVDLLPHRQQEAIRLRFVENLDYGEIGEMLSVNRQSARNLVFRALEKLRGWL from the coding sequence ATGAACAGCGAACAGGAACTTTGGAGGGCTTTTCAGGATGGAGACGAAGACGCGTATACCAGCCTTTATCACCGCCATGTGCGGGCAATGTACCGGTACGGGCTTAGCCTGGTGTCTGTTTCGGAGGCATTTGTCCTGGACTGTATCCACGATGTTTTCACCGAAATATGGATCCGCCGGACGCGGCTTTCTATTCCCGACAATGTCCGGCATTACCTCTTGAAAGCACTCAAAATAAGGATATTACATTTACTGAACAGGAAGGAGAAGTCTTATACGGGCTTTTCTGAAAGCGAATTTGACGACCTGTGGCCGGAGCCTTCGGCGGAGGACATCCTTATTCTGGGGGAAGAATCCAGAAGCCGGACGGAACGTCTCGGCAGGCTGGTTGACCTCCTGCCCCACCGCCAGCAGGAGGCCATTCGCCTTCGCTTCGTCGAAAATCTCGACTACGGTGAAATCGGGGAAATGCTTTCGGTAAACCGGCAATCGGCCCGGAACCTGGTTTTCCGGGCATTGGAAAAGCTGCGTGGCTGGCTGTAA
- a CDS encoding FecR domain-containing protein, which yields MNPDYTAFGTVDFAVDDRFLSYYFKPDSASRQFWDAWLAAHPDKESEWQEARRLVEAVVLGLSDYARTYLSEEAEAELLARIQATNRMHNRPRFLGTRSLTRVAVAASIVIALVGGSFWFLKTSSVRRGSYAEKVGGMPRGMKEWANRGGSPETFTLPDSSKVTLSPGSRISFPKNYGLANRPTWLSGHAVFDVSRNPRKPFLVYSGEVVTKVLGTKFEVSAFDHDRDVTVSVISGQVSVYERKAASKPTAATHSGVLLAPNQQVVFVRRTGQFNKALVSNPSVIASGTASFIYDEQRVAQVLDDIARAYGVEIVYSREILEHCYLTADLARETLQEKLDIICRSINADYEIVEAQIIINSAGCKIN from the coding sequence GTGAATCCAGATTACACAGCGTTCGGGACCGTCGACTTTGCCGTAGACGACCGGTTTTTGTCATATTATTTCAAACCCGACAGCGCTTCGCGGCAATTCTGGGACGCCTGGCTGGCCGCGCATCCCGACAAGGAATCCGAGTGGCAGGAGGCTCGCCGCCTGGTCGAAGCCGTGGTGCTCGGGCTAAGCGACTATGCGCGCACCTACCTATCCGAGGAAGCCGAAGCGGAGCTTCTCGCCCGGATTCAGGCTACGAACCGTATGCACAACCGGCCTCGTTTTTTAGGAACGCGCTCCTTAACCCGGGTAGCCGTCGCCGCGTCCATCGTGATCGCGTTGGTCGGCGGGAGTTTCTGGTTTTTGAAAACATCGTCCGTCCGTCGGGGATCATATGCGGAAAAGGTCGGCGGAATGCCCCGCGGGATGAAGGAATGGGCGAACCGCGGCGGTAGCCCCGAAACGTTCACGCTGCCCGACAGCAGCAAAGTAACGCTCTCACCTGGCAGCCGGATCAGCTTTCCGAAAAACTACGGTCTCGCCAACCGCCCCACCTGGCTCTCCGGCCACGCGGTCTTCGATGTGTCGCGGAATCCCCGTAAACCGTTTCTCGTATATTCCGGAGAGGTGGTGACCAAAGTGCTCGGGACGAAGTTCGAGGTCAGCGCGTTTGATCATGACCGTGATGTAACGGTAAGCGTGATCAGCGGACAAGTATCTGTATATGAACGAAAAGCGGCCAGCAAACCGACCGCCGCCACGCATTCGGGAGTATTGCTGGCACCAAACCAGCAGGTGGTGTTCGTGCGCCGGACGGGCCAGTTCAACAAGGCGCTTGTCAGCAACCCGTCGGTCATTGCTTCCGGCACGGCCAGTTTCATCTACGACGAGCAGCGTGTCGCGCAGGTACTCGACGACATTGCCCGGGCCTACGGCGTCGAAATCGTTTACAGCCGGGAAATTCTGGAACACTGTTACCTCACGGCCGATCTGGCGCGGGAAACTCTTCAGGAAAAACTGGATATTATCTGCCGGTCCATCAATGCGGATTATGAGATCGTGGAAGCGCAGATCATCATTAATTCCGCCGGATGCAAAATCAACTGA
- a CDS encoding SusC/RagA family TonB-linked outer membrane protein, which yields MKISLVQIFLSCAFLGVSWANDLSAQELLSRRLTLHVKDKKIKSVLKEIEDATDVRFSYSPHLIQASRPVSISVENATLALVLKQLFEPLDIGYDVSGRQIILNQVVKPVPERSEKAGFPADRRIEGTVTDDKGSPLPGVSIMIKGTSQGAIANDSGAFSLTLGDEHTTLVFSFVGYQSQEVTIGSETRLTVSLKTDSKALGEVVVIGYGTQKKTSVTAAVSTLKGEEIAAVPITNLSNGLAGRVAGVIVKQGSGEPGRDGSNIYIRGVSSTGGNQPLLIVDGIPRSFQQLDPNTIESFTVLKDAAAVAPYGVAGANGVVLVTTKSGKTGAPSLTYNGYVGFQNPTAMPKYLYGYDFATLKNAAARYAGLPLPYSDEALQKFRDRSDNDAYPTENVVDELVNRNAVLTTHNIEVSGGAERIRYYTALGYQSQAGMWPSTNNRRFNLAINLEAQATRTTRLFFSVNGRIQKSSYPSIGTSRIFELIGYAHPANGPLLFSNGMNGTYVTGSIYNSGYQRVNTSSLFSQISVEQELPFLPGLKAKGTIAYDPSQVMDKTWTTPVHLATINTATRPYVITDGIFGQTQSSLNQVYNLNQQLTYQASLNYQKTFGKTGSVCSAFLRPKPTLLPCSEPHGATII from the coding sequence ATGAAAATATCGTTGGTTCAGATCTTTCTGTCATGCGCCTTTCTCGGTGTCAGCTGGGCGAATGATTTGTCCGCACAGGAGCTGCTAAGCCGCCGGCTTACCCTGCACGTGAAGGACAAAAAAATCAAGTCGGTGCTGAAAGAAATCGAGGATGCGACCGACGTACGCTTTTCTTACAGTCCGCATCTGATACAGGCCAGCCGCCCGGTTTCCATCTCGGTGGAAAACGCGACGCTGGCGCTTGTTTTGAAACAGCTGTTCGAGCCGCTGGACATCGGCTACGATGTCTCGGGTCGTCAGATTATCCTGAACCAGGTTGTGAAACCTGTCCCTGAACGATCGGAAAAAGCCGGCTTTCCGGCCGACCGCCGGATCGAGGGTACCGTGACCGACGACAAAGGCAGTCCGCTGCCCGGCGTCAGCATTATGATCAAAGGAACGAGCCAGGGTGCCATTGCCAACGACTCGGGCGCATTCAGCCTTACTTTGGGAGACGAACATACTACATTGGTATTCAGCTTCGTAGGCTATCAGAGCCAGGAGGTTACGATCGGTTCGGAAACCAGGCTTACCGTTTCCCTTAAAACCGATTCGAAAGCGCTGGGAGAAGTGGTAGTAATCGGGTATGGCACACAAAAGAAAACATCCGTTACAGCAGCCGTTTCGACGTTGAAGGGAGAGGAAATCGCCGCCGTACCGATTACCAACCTCAGCAACGGGCTGGCCGGGCGCGTGGCGGGGGTTATCGTTAAACAGGGCTCCGGTGAACCCGGGCGCGATGGCTCCAACATTTACATCCGGGGAGTGTCGTCTACCGGCGGAAACCAGCCGTTGCTGATCGTCGACGGGATTCCCCGCAGCTTTCAGCAGCTCGATCCCAACACCATCGAAAGCTTCACGGTATTGAAAGACGCCGCGGCGGTAGCGCCCTATGGTGTAGCCGGTGCCAACGGGGTTGTACTGGTTACGACTAAAAGTGGCAAAACAGGCGCGCCGTCGTTAACGTATAACGGCTACGTTGGCTTTCAAAACCCTACGGCTATGCCCAAATACCTTTACGGCTACGATTTTGCAACCCTCAAAAACGCAGCGGCCCGATACGCCGGACTGCCGTTGCCCTATTCCGACGAAGCCCTGCAAAAGTTTCGCGACCGGTCCGATAACGACGCCTATCCGACCGAAAACGTCGTGGACGAGCTGGTAAACAGGAATGCCGTTTTGACCACCCACAATATCGAGGTATCCGGAGGTGCCGAGCGGATCCGCTATTATACGGCCCTCGGCTACCAGTCACAGGCGGGAATGTGGCCGTCGACCAACAACCGCCGTTTCAACCTGGCGATCAATCTCGAAGCACAGGCTACCAGGACCACCAGACTGTTTTTCAGCGTCAACGGCCGCATTCAGAAATCGAGCTATCCTTCCATTGGCACTTCCCGGATTTTCGAGCTGATCGGCTATGCGCACCCGGCTAACGGGCCGCTGCTTTTCAGCAATGGTATGAACGGCACTTACGTTACCGGAAGCATTTACAACAGCGGCTACCAGCGCGTCAATACCAGCAGTCTTTTCTCCCAAATATCGGTAGAACAGGAACTTCCATTCCTGCCCGGCCTGAAAGCCAAGGGAACCATCGCCTACGATCCCAGCCAGGTGATGGACAAAACCTGGACCACGCCCGTACATTTGGCCACCATCAATACCGCTACGAGGCCCTATGTGATCACCGACGGTATTTTCGGGCAAACCCAGTCGTCCCTCAACCAGGTTTACAACCTCAACCAGCAGCTTACCTACCAGGCCAGCCTTAATTACCAGAAAACGTTCGGTAAAACGGGATCAGTCTGCTCGGCGTTTTTGAGGCCAAAGCCAACTCTTCTTCCCTGCTCGGAGCCTCACGGCGCAACTATAATCTGA
- a CDS encoding SusC/RagA family TonB-linked outer membrane protein: MNIDEINMGSSSQADMTTSGSSAQARQVGLVYRATYDYADKYLVEASGRYDGSYYFAPENRFGFFPAFSLGWRLSEEGFIKNNFNWIDNLKLRGSYGEVGALAGSAFQYMSTYGVAGPAYVLGGSAVQAVRERNEPNPNITWERAKKTDVGIEASLWRGLLNVEADFFYEKRSNMLVNPDVIVPAEYGIGLSQVNAGIMQNKGVDLSVGSSRRISKDLRVSLSGSFTYAVNSLLQVFEASATYDNPNRRLTGKPLGTQFGFKSLGFFQLSDFDESGNLKPGIAIQPWGKVQPGDIRYEDINRDGKINDDDLTRIGDAVATPRIIYGIAPAAQYRSFSLDLLFQGAAKTNFYYQNDAAWAFFNGMGALEDNLDYWTPENPNARNPRITAAPTTNNTQRSSFWMGNASYLRLKSATLAFRLPQPVCEKIRMKDARIYVSGQNILTWTKMRNFDPEVSEVNGRNYPQQKVMAIGVNVTF, translated from the coding sequence CTGAATATCGACGAGATCAACATGGGCAGTTCTAGTCAGGCCGATATGACTACGAGCGGCTCGTCGGCCCAGGCCAGGCAGGTGGGGCTCGTATACCGGGCCACGTACGATTATGCGGACAAATACCTTGTCGAAGCCAGCGGGCGCTACGATGGAAGCTACTATTTCGCCCCGGAGAACCGTTTCGGTTTTTTCCCCGCCTTCTCGCTCGGCTGGCGCTTATCGGAAGAAGGGTTTATCAAAAACAACTTCAACTGGATCGACAACCTGAAATTGCGCGGCTCGTATGGCGAGGTGGGCGCATTGGCGGGAAGCGCATTCCAGTATATGAGCACTTACGGCGTTGCCGGCCCCGCATATGTGCTGGGCGGATCGGCCGTGCAGGCGGTACGGGAGCGCAACGAGCCCAACCCGAACATTACCTGGGAAAGGGCCAAAAAGACCGACGTCGGTATCGAAGCCAGCCTGTGGAGAGGCTTGCTGAATGTAGAGGCGGACTTCTTTTACGAAAAACGCTCCAATATGCTGGTAAACCCCGACGTGATCGTGCCTGCGGAATATGGCATCGGGCTCAGTCAGGTCAATGCGGGCATTATGCAAAACAAGGGGGTCGACCTGTCGGTGGGATCTTCGCGGCGCATTTCCAAAGACCTGCGCGTTTCACTCTCCGGGAGCTTCACCTATGCCGTCAATTCGCTGCTGCAGGTATTTGAGGCATCGGCCACTTACGATAATCCGAACCGCAGGCTTACCGGAAAGCCATTGGGAACGCAATTCGGGTTTAAATCGCTGGGATTCTTTCAGTTGAGCGATTTTGACGAGAGCGGCAACCTTAAACCCGGTATTGCGATACAGCCGTGGGGCAAAGTCCAGCCGGGCGACATCCGTTACGAGGACATCAACCGTGACGGGAAGATCAATGACGACGACCTGACGCGCATCGGCGATGCCGTGGCGACACCGAGGATCATTTATGGCATTGCCCCGGCCGCACAATACAGGTCCTTTTCGCTCGACCTCCTTTTCCAGGGCGCGGCCAAAACGAACTTTTATTACCAGAACGACGCCGCCTGGGCATTTTTCAATGGTATGGGTGCATTGGAAGACAACCTGGATTACTGGACGCCCGAAAACCCCAACGCGCGCAATCCGAGGATCACCGCCGCCCCGACGACTAACAACACGCAGCGGTCGTCCTTCTGGATGGGCAATGCCTCGTACCTGCGCCTGAAAAGTGCCACGCTCGCGTTCAGATTGCCGCAGCCGGTTTGTGAGAAGATCCGGATGAAAGATGCCCGCATTTATGTATCCGGGCAAAACATTCTGACCTGGACGAAAATGCGCAATTTCGACCCGGAAGTGAGCGAGGTCAACGGCCGCAATTATCCGCAGCAAAAAGTAATGGCAATCGGCGTCAATGTTACATTCTAA